In Nicotiana tabacum cultivar K326 chromosome 11, ASM71507v2, whole genome shotgun sequence, a single window of DNA contains:
- the LOC107761102 gene encoding LOW QUALITY PROTEIN: general transcription factor IIH subunit 2-like (The sequence of the model RefSeq protein was modified relative to this genomic sequence to represent the inferred CDS: substituted 2 bases at 2 genomic stop codons), translating into MNNEEKRFNREEEDEDEESGRGREAWERTYADERSWESLQEDESGLLRPIDNKTLSHAQYRRRLRTATAARVQKGLIRYLYIIIDFSRAAAEMDYKPSRMVVVAKQVEAFVREFFDQNPLSQIGLVILKDGVAQCLTDLGGSPEAHIKALMGKLGTSGDASLQNGLDLVCDLLNQIPSYGHREVLILYSALSTCDPGDILETIQKCKASKIRCSVIGLSAELYICKHLCQETGGMYFVALMRXEXIIEPHLKELVLEHAPPPPAIAEFAVANLIKMGFPQRAAEGVISICSCHKEAKVGGGYTCPRCKARVCELPTECCICGLTLVSSPHLARSYHHLFPIRPFDDVSPSLLKDIHKLPKNCFGCQQSLLNPGNLPGLQVACPNCKQHFCLDCDIYIHESLHNCPGCESLNSKTISDME; encoded by the exons ATGAACAATGAAGAAAAACGATTTAACCGAGAAGAAGAGGATGAGGATGAGGAAAGTGGGAGAGGTCGAGAAGCGTGGGAAAGAACTTATGCAGATGAACGATCATGGGAGTCTTTGCAAGAGGATGAATCTGGACTCCTTCGTCCAATTGACAACAAAACTCTATCCCATGCTCAGTATCGCCGACGTCTCCGCACTGCAACCGCTGCCCGAGTTCAGAAGGGCCTGATTCGCTACCTTTACATTATCATTGATTTCTCCAGG GCAGCTGCAGAAATGGATTATAAACCAAGCCGAATGGTTGTAGTTGCTAAGCAAGTGGAGGCGTTTGTAAGAGAATTTTTTGATCAGAATCCCCTCAGTCAGATTGGCTTGGTGATCTTGAAAGATGGAGTAGCTCAGTGTTTAACAGATCTTGGTGGCAGTCCGGAGGCTCATATCAAAGCATTGATGGGTAAATTGGGGACGTCAGGTGATGCATCCCTTCAAAATGGCCTAGATCTTGTGTGTGACCTCCTAAATCAGATCCCATCATATGGTCATCGTGAAGTCCTTATCTTGTATTCTGCTCTTAGCACATGTGATCCGGGGGATATACTCGAAACCATCCAGAAATGTAAAGCGTCTAAGATAAGGTGCTCAGTAATTGGTCTCTCTGCCGAACTCTATATATGCAAGCATCTCTGCCAAGAGACTGGTGGAATGTATTTTGTTGCGTTGATGAGGTGAGAATGAATTATTGAG CCTCATTTAAAAgagttggtattagagcatgcCCCACCTCCTCCAGCAATTGCAGAGTTTGCTGTTGCAAATTTGATCAAGATGGGATTCCCCCAAAGAGCAGCAGAGGGTGTTATTTCAATTTGTTCATGTCATAAAGAGGCTAAGGTTGGTGGTGGATACACTTGTCCGAGATGCAAAGCACGCGTATGTGAGCTGCCTACTGAATGTTGTATCTGTGGACTGACCCTTGTGTCTTCTCCACATTTGGCAAGGTCATATCACCATCTGTTCCCAATAAGGCCATTTGATGATGTTTCACCCTCACTTCTGAAAGATATTCACAAGTTACCAAAGAATTGCTTTGGTTGCCAGCAAAGTCTCCTAAATCCTG GAAATTTGCCAGGTCTACAGGTTGCTTGTCCAAATTGCAAACAACACTTCTGCCTTGATTGTGATATTTATATACATGAGAGCTTGCACAATTGTCCAGGTTGTGAGAGCTTAAATTCCAAGACCATTAGTGATATGGAATGA